Proteins co-encoded in one Shumkonia mesophila genomic window:
- a CDS encoding ABC transporter substrate-binding protein: MKTRAIVGALCAVGLLSSGPMANAEDLEVLHWWTSGGESKAVGVLKDMMEKQGYVWKDFAVAGGAGSNAMKVLKARVLAGTPPTATQIKGVSIDEWAEEGVLANIDAATKGWDKEIPPAITKFLNYKGHYVAAPFWVHRLNWLYINKKLLDQVGGTPPTTWPEFFVLANKLKAAGIIPLAHGGQPWQDINLWEGVVLSKGADFYNKTIVDLDHGALTSATMIDVFDTVRKIASYFDPGTAGRSWNLSSAMVIQGKAAMQMMGDWAKGEFLAANLVAGKDYLCVPRPGTAKLFMFNSDSFMFFKKDGSDAATKGQVALAETITSKDFQHKAAYYKGAIPARSDVSMDGFDSCAQKSHDDFVAAIKDNALIPSLAHGMVQRDATLGAMRDVVTHFVNSNEDSKTAVQKLAQAAKVM; encoded by the coding sequence ATGAAAACTCGTGCGATAGTGGGCGCGCTTTGCGCGGTAGGCTTGTTGAGCAGCGGTCCGATGGCCAACGCCGAGGACCTTGAAGTCCTGCACTGGTGGACCTCGGGCGGGGAATCGAAGGCGGTCGGTGTCCTCAAGGACATGATGGAAAAACAGGGCTACGTGTGGAAGGACTTCGCAGTGGCCGGCGGCGCAGGCTCTAACGCGATGAAGGTCCTCAAGGCTCGCGTCTTGGCGGGAACGCCGCCGACGGCCACCCAGATCAAGGGCGTGTCCATCGATGAATGGGCCGAGGAAGGCGTGCTGGCCAACATCGACGCGGCCACCAAGGGATGGGACAAGGAAATCCCGCCAGCCATCACCAAATTTCTGAACTATAAGGGCCACTACGTCGCTGCCCCGTTCTGGGTGCACCGCTTGAATTGGCTCTACATCAACAAGAAGCTGCTCGACCAGGTCGGCGGCACGCCTCCCACCACTTGGCCGGAGTTCTTCGTGCTGGCCAACAAGCTGAAGGCCGCCGGCATCATCCCGCTGGCCCATGGCGGCCAGCCGTGGCAGGACATCAATCTGTGGGAAGGGGTGGTGCTGTCGAAGGGGGCAGATTTCTACAATAAGACGATTGTCGATCTCGACCACGGCGCCCTGACCTCGGCTACCATGATCGACGTCTTCGACACCGTCCGCAAGATCGCCTCTTACTTCGATCCCGGAACCGCGGGACGCTCCTGGAATCTGTCGAGTGCCATGGTGATCCAGGGCAAGGCCGCCATGCAGATGATGGGCGACTGGGCGAAGGGCGAATTCCTCGCCGCCAACCTCGTCGCCGGCAAGGATTACCTGTGCGTGCCGCGGCCCGGCACCGCCAAACTGTTCATGTTCAACTCGGACTCCTTCATGTTCTTCAAGAAGGACGGCAGCGACGCGGCAACCAAGGGCCAGGTCGCCTTGGCCGAGACCATCACCAGCAAGGACTTCCAGCACAAGGCCGCCTACTACAAGGGAGCGATTCCGGCGCGCAGCGACGTGTCGATGGACGGATTCGACTCCTGCGCCCAGAAATCCCACGACGACTTCGTCGCGGCGATCAAGGACAACGCCCTGATTCCCTCCCTGGCGCACGGCATGGTCCAACGGGACGCCACGCTCGGCGCCATGCGCGACGTGGTCACCCATTTCGTCAACTCCAACGAGGACTCTAAGACGGCCGTGCAAAAGCTGGCCCAAGCCGCCAAGGTAATGTAG